One Vibrio penaeicida DNA segment encodes these proteins:
- a CDS encoding TRAP transporter small permease subunit, producing MRSLIYMERFFNRISDVLGWISSILFLLLLLNVVYDVVMRYAFNDVSIAFQEMEWHLFSAVFLLGVPYALKAGGHVRVDIFYERLSYRAKAIIDILGTLFFLFPFCLLVAWYGIDFAKESYALGETSGDPGGLPYRWIIKAVIPVSFFFMAVSGIGLLLNSLNKIFNPSPAHTR from the coding sequence ATGAGAAGCCTCATTTACATGGAACGATTCTTTAACCGTATCAGCGATGTGCTGGGTTGGATCTCCAGTATATTATTTCTATTACTGCTGCTTAATGTTGTTTACGACGTTGTAATGCGGTATGCCTTTAACGATGTATCCATTGCCTTCCAAGAGATGGAATGGCATTTGTTTTCTGCTGTTTTCTTGCTGGGTGTACCTTACGCACTCAAAGCGGGTGGGCATGTTCGTGTCGATATTTTTTACGAGCGCCTTTCTTACCGAGCAAAAGCGATCATCGATATTTTGGGCACCCTCTTTTTCCTATTTCCCTTTTGTCTTCTTGTTGCGTGGTATGGCATCGACTTTGCCAAAGAATCTTATGCTCTAGGAGAGACATCAGGCGATCCCGGCGGATTGCCGTATCGATGGATCATTAAAGCAGTGATCCCAGTTTCTTTCTTCTTCATGGCGGTTAGCGGCATTGGTTTACTGCTTAACTCATTGAATAAGATTTTTAACCCAAGCCCAGCTCATACCAGATAA
- a CDS encoding TRAP transporter large permease, translated as MIGIVMFLVALVALLLGFPVAFTFGGIALLFGVWAEGAEMFAFMPYRIESIMQNTVLMAVPLFIFMGLVLQKTKLAEQLLEAMGRLFGTVRGGIAISTVLVGALLAASTGVVGASVVAMGLISLPVMLKYKYDKGLACGTICASGTLGQIIPPSIVLILLGDVLGVPVGDLFQAAVIPGLVLVGAYIVYILIYAKMNPDAAQPIDRDESVSRREEVIEALKAVVPPLALIVVVLGSIFAGVATPTESAALGGAGAIVLALLYRQFSWSMVYEASKETVKVTAMVFAILLGATAFSMAFTYTGGDYLVEEWMLQIPGEKWGFLIITMLVILILGFFIDFVEICFIIVPILAPVAELMGINMVWFAILIAMNLQTSFLTPPFGFSLFYLKGVAPKGVTTRDIYRGVMPFIAIQVAVLGSILAFPSFYGM; from the coding sequence ATGATTGGAATTGTCATGTTTCTGGTTGCGCTGGTGGCTTTGCTATTAGGGTTTCCTGTCGCGTTTACCTTTGGTGGTATTGCTCTGCTCTTTGGCGTGTGGGCTGAAGGGGCAGAAATGTTTGCCTTTATGCCGTATCGCATAGAATCCATTATGCAGAACACGGTTTTGATGGCTGTACCACTGTTCATCTTCATGGGGCTTGTTCTGCAAAAGACCAAATTGGCTGAGCAGCTGCTTGAAGCCATGGGGCGCCTGTTTGGTACGGTGCGCGGTGGTATCGCGATATCGACAGTGTTAGTCGGTGCGTTGCTTGCAGCCTCTACTGGTGTGGTTGGTGCTTCTGTCGTGGCTATGGGGCTTATCTCTTTGCCTGTCATGCTTAAATATAAGTATGACAAGGGCTTAGCTTGCGGAACCATTTGTGCTTCGGGCACGTTAGGTCAAATTATCCCACCTTCTATCGTATTGATTCTTCTTGGTGATGTATTAGGGGTTCCTGTAGGGGATTTATTCCAAGCAGCTGTGATTCCTGGTTTAGTGCTGGTGGGCGCGTATATTGTTTACATCTTAATTTACGCAAAAATGAACCCAGATGCAGCGCAGCCTATTGATCGTGATGAATCTGTTTCTCGCCGTGAAGAGGTGATAGAAGCGCTAAAAGCCGTTGTTCCTCCTTTGGCTCTTATCGTTGTTGTTCTAGGTTCAATTTTCGCTGGTGTCGCTACGCCTACAGAATCGGCAGCGCTTGGTGGTGCTGGTGCGATAGTTTTGGCACTTTTATATCGTCAATTTAGTTGGAGCATGGTGTACGAGGCGTCGAAAGAAACCGTTAAAGTTACGGCAATGGTTTTCGCTATCTTACTCGGTGCAACGGCGTTTTCTATGGCGTTTACTTATACAGGTGGTGATTACCTAGTTGAAGAGTGGATGTTGCAAATTCCAGGTGAAAAATGGGGTTTCCTAATCATTACTATGCTGGTGATTCTGATTTTAGGTTTCTTCATCGACTTCGTAGAAATTTGTTTCATCATTGTTCCTATATTGGCGCCAGTTGCCGAGCTAATGGGCATCAACATGGTTTGGTTTGCTATCTTGATAGCGATGAATCTACAAACCTCTTTCCTAACTCCGCCATTTGGTTTTAGCCTATTCTATTTGAAAGGGGTTGCTCCTAAAGGAGTCACAACGAGGGATATATACCGCGGTGTGATGCCTTTTATCGCCATTCAAGTTGCGGTTCTAGGTTCAATCCTTGCTTTCCCTTCTTTCTACGGAATGTGA
- a CDS encoding cache domain-containing protein: MPLRAKLILLTLLPLILVTASISWISIHQTKALGLKEVETLRTSLIRSRENALKDKLDLAFDAIHHVYTDESLDDDDAKEQVKKILTRLRYGSDGYFFAYDKEGVNLVHPILPELIGQNLIDMQDENGNLLIVSLIDQARNGGGFANYLWQKPSTNEIVPKLSYAAWLSKWEWMVGTGLYIEDIHLEVAQMEASINENIEATFISTISILSVTVAVIVVLTLAVNWHEHRIADKNLKELAHKTVMFQEDEKKHLARELHDGINQLLVSCKCHLELLAHKLKQKVPDIDDKTLAHLEKSQLSMVTAINEVRRISHNLRPSSLDDIGLQAALVTLLQDFKDHSEIHVEYNIDNSLSRMNSEVTTTLYRVVQESLMNIEKHSFATKVEVIVHQIGDQIQLMIRDDGRGFSVSDTMRAKGIGLRNMRERVEFIGGDFELFSEPNYGTEITVLVLI; the protein is encoded by the coding sequence ATGCCTCTTAGAGCCAAATTGATTTTGCTCACTCTATTACCACTAATCTTGGTTACAGCCAGCATTAGTTGGATCTCGATACATCAAACAAAAGCTTTAGGCTTGAAAGAGGTAGAAACTCTCCGCACAAGCCTTATTCGTTCTCGCGAAAACGCGTTGAAAGATAAACTCGACCTAGCGTTTGATGCAATTCATCATGTATACACCGACGAATCCTTAGACGACGACGATGCCAAAGAGCAGGTAAAAAAAATCCTAACCAGATTAAGATACGGTTCGGATGGGTATTTCTTTGCATACGATAAAGAAGGCGTCAATTTAGTTCATCCGATCCTTCCTGAGTTGATCGGTCAAAACCTGATAGATATGCAAGATGAAAATGGAAACTTGCTGATTGTGTCTTTGATTGACCAAGCTCGCAACGGAGGTGGGTTTGCAAACTATTTGTGGCAGAAGCCTTCCACTAATGAAATTGTCCCTAAACTGAGCTACGCCGCTTGGCTGTCGAAGTGGGAATGGATGGTAGGAACAGGGTTATATATTGAAGATATCCATTTGGAAGTTGCTCAAATGGAGGCATCTATAAATGAAAATATAGAAGCAACGTTTATCAGTACTATTTCTATCTTGAGTGTCACAGTAGCCGTGATTGTTGTGCTGACGCTTGCGGTTAATTGGCATGAGCACCGAATAGCGGATAAAAACTTAAAAGAGCTGGCGCATAAAACCGTTATGTTTCAAGAGGACGAGAAAAAGCACTTAGCTAGAGAGCTTCATGATGGTATTAACCAGCTCTTGGTGTCTTGTAAGTGTCATCTAGAGTTATTAGCGCACAAATTAAAACAAAAAGTCCCTGATATTGATGATAAAACTCTGGCACACTTAGAAAAATCACAGCTCTCGATGGTCACTGCCATTAATGAAGTTCGCCGTATATCTCATAACCTGCGCCCGAGTTCTCTGGATGATATAGGGCTGCAAGCGGCTTTAGTTACTTTACTTCAGGATTTTAAAGATCATTCTGAGATTCACGTGGAATACAATATCGACAATTCTTTGTCGAGAATGAACTCTGAGGTAACAACAACCTTGTACCGTGTTGTGCAAGAATCACTCATGAATATTGAGAAACATTCGTTTGCCACTAAAGTTGAAGTGATTGTCCACCAAATTGGCGATCAAATTCAGCTAATGATACGTGACGATGGACGCGGTTTTTCGGTGAGCGATACGATGAGAGCTAAAGGGATAGGGCTCCGAAATATGCGGGAAAGGGTTGAGTTTATTGGTGGGGATTTTGAGCTCTTTAGCGAACCCAATTACGGTACAGAAATTACTGTGTTGGTCTTGATTTAA
- a CDS encoding response regulator transcription factor produces the protein MQKAVSQGKAINIVIVDDHQVVLDGFLARLEMEEEINVIATASNGVEAIEAVSREKPDVVLMDVSMPVMNGIEATMLLKEEYPDVKVLMLTMHDNREYIMKVMQAGAVGYMLKEISAEKMVQAIKTVFQGSTYFCESVTQTLFTQPIMPANQKPNPLSRREEAVLKLVAEGQSSKKIASALNISYRTVETHRQNIKHKLDLHSTAELAKYALEKGLVD, from the coding sequence ATGCAAAAAGCAGTAAGCCAAGGTAAGGCTATTAATATTGTAATCGTTGATGACCACCAAGTGGTATTGGATGGTTTTTTGGCGCGTCTAGAAATGGAAGAAGAGATTAATGTGATTGCGACAGCAAGTAATGGCGTTGAAGCGATAGAAGCCGTCTCGCGCGAAAAACCAGATGTTGTCTTGATGGATGTAAGCATGCCCGTTATGAACGGCATAGAAGCCACCATGCTACTTAAGGAAGAATATCCTGATGTAAAAGTCCTGATGCTGACCATGCATGATAACCGTGAATACATCATGAAAGTCATGCAAGCTGGTGCGGTGGGGTACATGCTGAAAGAGATTTCGGCAGAAAAGATGGTACAGGCGATAAAAACGGTTTTTCAAGGTTCAACGTATTTTTGTGAGTCGGTTACTCAAACGTTATTCACCCAGCCTATTATGCCTGCTAACCAAAAACCCAACCCTCTAAGTCGACGAGAAGAGGCTGTACTTAAGCTGGTGGCGGAAGGGCAGAGCAGTAAGAAAATAGCATCCGCACTCAACATTAGTTACCGAACTGTAGAAACGCATAGGCAAAATATTAAACACAAGCTGGATCTTCACTCGACAGCAGAGCTTGCTAAATATGCGTTAGAGAAAGGGTTGGTAGACTAG
- a CDS encoding MarR family winged helix-turn-helix transcriptional regulator produces MEKHEEVLIAMRQIIRAIDLHSKKLGKELGLTGPQLILMRSIRELGEVTIRELSNNTNMSQATATTILDRLERNGYVERKRSVSDKRKVHAYLTNEGNEILEKAPLPLQDNFIDQFHKLDEWEQSLLLSSVQRISSMMNAESYDVAPVLELGSITKNEQPVG; encoded by the coding sequence TTGGAAAAACACGAAGAAGTTCTGATAGCGATGCGCCAAATCATTCGGGCGATCGACTTACATTCAAAAAAACTTGGTAAAGAGTTGGGGTTAACCGGACCACAACTCATTCTTATGCGTTCTATTCGCGAGCTGGGTGAAGTCACCATTCGCGAATTGTCGAACAATACCAACATGAGCCAAGCTACAGCGACGACTATCCTTGATCGCTTAGAACGTAATGGTTATGTAGAAAGGAAGAGAAGTGTGAGTGATAAACGCAAAGTGCATGCGTACCTCACAAATGAAGGCAATGAAATTTTAGAAAAAGCCCCTCTCCCATTGCAGGACAACTTCATTGATCAGTTCCACAAGCTGGATGAGTGGGAGCAAAGCCTACTGCTATCTTCTGTTCAACGCATCTCATCAATGATGAATGCTGAAAGCTACGACGTAGCCCCAGTTCTTGAATTAGGCAGTATCACAAAAAACGAACAGCCAGTCGGTTAA
- a CDS encoding BCCT family transporter, whose translation MTKGIDKYSIDSTDYTVGQDNVQKWGFDVHNPVFGTSAGLIILFLIAVLVSDAETAKSTLDGLKWQIIGMFDKLFIWSGNIFLVFCLALIVSPFGKIRLGGENASADYSFMSWLAMLFAAGMGIGLMFWSVAEPVAYFTGWYETPLGVEPNTPEAAKLALGATMFHWGLHPWAIYGIVALSLAFFAYNKGLPLSIRSIFYPILGDRAWGWAGHVVDILAVLATLFGLATSLGLGAQQAASGINHVFGMDGGIGLQIAVIVLVTLLAVVSVFRGIDGGVKVISNINMIVAFVLLIFVALLGYAVAFGSIPTTFMAYVENIIPLSNPHGREDEAWFQGWTVFYWAWWISWSPFVGMFIARVSKGRTVREFMTAVLIVPTVVTLIWMSVFGGLAIDQVINGVGALGTDGLKEVPLAMFQMFEELPFSTVLSVIAIVLVMVFFITSSDSGSLVIDSITAGGKVDAPVMQRVFWAFMEGAIAAALLWVGGTQAIQALQAGAISTALPFTFILLLMCVSLVMGMKTEKTYR comes from the coding sequence ATGACAAAAGGAATCGACAAGTACAGTATCGACAGTACCGACTATACCGTTGGTCAAGATAACGTACAGAAGTGGGGATTTGATGTTCATAATCCAGTTTTCGGCACCAGTGCCGGATTGATCATTCTATTTTTAATTGCTGTTTTAGTTTCTGATGCCGAAACTGCGAAATCAACACTAGATGGTTTGAAATGGCAAATCATCGGCATGTTTGACAAGCTGTTTATTTGGTCGGGCAACATTTTCTTAGTCTTCTGTCTTGCATTGATTGTTTCGCCATTCGGTAAGATCCGTCTTGGTGGTGAAAATGCTTCAGCAGATTACTCCTTCATGTCTTGGTTAGCGATGCTATTTGCAGCAGGCATGGGCATCGGCTTGATGTTTTGGAGTGTCGCAGAACCCGTCGCGTATTTTACCGGTTGGTATGAAACACCTCTTGGCGTTGAACCAAACACACCAGAAGCGGCTAAATTGGCGCTAGGTGCCACAATGTTCCATTGGGGGCTTCACCCTTGGGCTATTTACGGTATCGTAGCTCTTTCATTAGCTTTCTTTGCTTACAACAAAGGCTTACCTCTTTCTATTCGCTCAATTTTCTATCCTATTTTAGGCGACAGAGCATGGGGTTGGGCTGGTCACGTTGTTGATATTCTTGCCGTACTGGCGACCTTGTTTGGCTTGGCGACATCGCTAGGTTTAGGGGCTCAACAGGCTGCAAGTGGTATTAATCATGTGTTTGGCATGGATGGCGGTATCGGCTTGCAAATTGCTGTGATCGTATTGGTTACACTGCTTGCTGTTGTTTCTGTTTTCCGTGGCATTGATGGCGGCGTAAAAGTTATCAGTAACATCAACATGATTGTTGCTTTTGTACTGCTGATTTTTGTGGCTCTTTTAGGTTATGCTGTAGCGTTTGGTTCTATTCCAACAACGTTTATGGCGTATGTTGAAAACATCATTCCACTGAGTAACCCGCACGGACGTGAAGATGAAGCTTGGTTCCAAGGTTGGACTGTTTTCTACTGGGCTTGGTGGATCTCTTGGTCGCCATTCGTCGGCATGTTCATCGCTCGTGTTTCAAAAGGTCGTACGGTTCGCGAATTCATGACCGCTGTATTGATCGTTCCAACCGTGGTGACTTTGATTTGGATGTCAGTCTTCGGTGGCTTAGCGATTGATCAAGTGATCAACGGTGTAGGTGCATTAGGGACAGATGGTTTGAAAGAAGTGCCATTAGCAATGTTCCAGATGTTTGAAGAGCTTCCATTTAGTACTGTGCTTTCTGTGATTGCGATTGTCCTTGTCATGGTGTTCTTTATTACCTCTTCGGACTCAGGTTCATTGGTTATCGACAGCATTACCGCTGGTGGTAAAGTGGATGCTCCTGTAATGCAACGAGTGTTCTGGGCATTTATGGAAGGCGCAATTGCTGCTGCATTGCTTTGGGTGGGTGGTACACAAGCCATTCAAGCATTGCAAGCTGGTGCGATTTCTACTGCTCTACCGTTTACCTTTATCCTATTGCTGATGTGTGTCAGCCTTGTGATGGGTATGAAAACGGAAAAGACGTATCGATAA
- a CDS encoding 3'-5' exonuclease — MNPFRKNRLGHSENWVGRFKDKANTVTDERLRSFYEAGIVDGSTPLSEVPMVALDFETTGLNAEKDDIISIGLVPFNLNRIFCRQARHWIVQPNTPLEEESVVIHGITHNDILGAPDLKRVLDEVLDALAGKVVVVHYRKIEREFLDIALKERIKEGIVFPVIDTMEIESQVQDDYTAGIMNRFKGTKRQSVRLGSSRERYGLPTYPPHHALTDAMATAELLQAQIQHHFSGDTPIEKIWL, encoded by the coding sequence TTGAATCCATTTAGAAAAAACCGGCTCGGTCATTCTGAGAACTGGGTGGGTCGGTTTAAAGATAAAGCAAACACCGTAACTGATGAACGGCTACGAAGTTTCTATGAAGCGGGCATTGTTGATGGTTCGACACCGCTTTCAGAGGTTCCAATGGTTGCATTGGATTTTGAAACCACTGGGTTGAATGCCGAAAAAGACGATATCATCAGCATCGGATTGGTTCCCTTTAACCTAAACCGAATTTTCTGCCGTCAAGCAAGACATTGGATCGTTCAACCCAACACCCCACTTGAAGAAGAATCGGTTGTGATCCACGGTATTACTCACAATGACATATTGGGCGCACCCGACTTAAAACGCGTTCTTGATGAAGTGCTGGATGCTTTAGCTGGTAAAGTCGTGGTTGTGCATTACCGAAAAATAGAGCGTGAGTTCCTTGATATCGCATTGAAAGAACGCATTAAGGAAGGCATCGTTTTCCCAGTCATTGACACCATGGAAATTGAATCTCAGGTTCAAGATGACTACACCGCTGGCATCATGAATCGCTTTAAAGGAACGAAGCGACAATCGGTTCGGCTAGGGTCTTCTAGAGAACGATATGGGTTGCCGACCTACCCTCCGCATCACGCACTAACCGATGCAATGGCAACGGCCGAATTGCTCCAAGCGCAAATTCAGCATCACTTTTCAGGTGATACACCAATCGAAAAGATCTGGCTTTAA
- a CDS encoding DUF294 nucleotidyltransferase-like domain-containing protein translates to MQAEIIEIKSFISQYPPFNVLTEDLLDSVANSIEISYFRQGTPIIHFGDHIHDLYLVRSGVVEVYRRNGELYNRLDEGDVFGQMGLLTNNKVRFPVTAIEDTLVYCIPEDTFQTLYDENDNFADFVEVEDSARLRQAVSNNSDANDLTTSKVRTLLTREPVTIFSDQSIQEAAQLMAAENVSSLLVFHQETAENEEDDSPLKGIITDRDLCTRVLAAGLSPDSPVADVMSTDVVSLDHNAYVYEAMLTMLRYNMHHLPVVKNHQPLGIIEATDIVRYESQNSLLLVSSIFQQQTLEELKSLSEQVKDSFVRLVNEDANSHMVGSAMSVIGRSFKQRIIEMAEEQLGSPPVPYCFLALGSMARDEQLIVTDQDNAIILDESYDAEKHGEYFENLATFVCDALNECGYNHCTGDIMATNPMWRMTRREWEECFNDWIDDPNPKALLNSSIFFDLDGVHGRTKWAEQLNGYIVRRARKNNRFLACLARNAINRTPPLGFFKSFVMEKDGQHKNSINLKRRGTAPLADLIRVHALAVGSRSQNSFERLDDIIDAGILPKGKGEDLRDAMEFISTVRIRHQALDVEAMIEPDNNIEPDNMSDFERRNLKDAFQILSNAQNFLKYRYQANTFK, encoded by the coding sequence ATGCAAGCAGAAATTATAGAAATAAAATCCTTCATCTCTCAATACCCTCCGTTCAACGTATTGACAGAAGACCTGCTCGACAGTGTTGCAAACAGCATTGAAATCTCCTATTTCAGGCAAGGCACACCTATTATTCATTTTGGCGATCACATCCACGATTTGTACCTAGTTCGAAGTGGTGTTGTCGAAGTCTACCGCCGGAATGGTGAACTTTATAACCGCCTCGATGAAGGGGATGTATTTGGGCAGATGGGTTTGCTAACCAACAACAAAGTTCGCTTCCCAGTCACCGCGATTGAAGACACCCTTGTGTACTGCATTCCGGAAGATACATTTCAAACACTTTACGATGAAAACGATAACTTTGCGGATTTTGTTGAAGTAGAGGATTCAGCAAGGTTGCGCCAAGCGGTATCAAACAACAGTGACGCGAACGATCTTACAACCTCTAAAGTTAGAACGTTGCTAACCAGAGAGCCCGTAACGATTTTCAGCGACCAATCCATTCAAGAAGCCGCGCAGCTCATGGCAGCAGAAAATGTTTCCTCTTTATTGGTGTTCCACCAAGAAACCGCTGAAAACGAAGAAGATGACAGCCCCTTAAAAGGCATTATCACCGACCGCGATCTGTGCACAAGAGTACTTGCTGCTGGGCTTTCTCCTGATTCCCCCGTAGCTGATGTTATGTCGACCGATGTTGTCTCTCTCGATCACAATGCTTATGTGTACGAAGCCATGTTGACCATGCTCAGATACAACATGCACCATCTCCCGGTTGTGAAAAACCACCAGCCACTCGGTATTATCGAAGCAACAGATATCGTGCGCTACGAATCCCAGAACTCTCTCCTACTTGTGAGCAGTATTTTCCAGCAACAAACTTTAGAAGAATTAAAAAGCCTTTCTGAGCAAGTTAAAGACAGCTTTGTGAGGCTCGTGAACGAAGACGCCAATTCTCATATGGTGGGCAGCGCTATGTCGGTCATTGGGCGAAGTTTCAAACAAAGAATCATTGAAATGGCAGAAGAACAGCTCGGCTCTCCCCCTGTTCCCTACTGTTTCTTGGCTCTGGGATCCATGGCGAGAGATGAACAACTCATCGTGACCGATCAAGACAACGCCATCATTCTCGATGAAAGCTACGACGCAGAGAAACATGGTGAGTACTTCGAAAACCTTGCCACCTTTGTGTGTGATGCGTTGAACGAATGTGGTTACAACCACTGCACAGGCGATATCATGGCAACCAACCCAATGTGGCGCATGACACGCCGAGAGTGGGAAGAGTGCTTTAATGATTGGATCGATGATCCCAACCCTAAAGCACTATTGAACAGTTCCATATTCTTCGATCTGGATGGGGTTCATGGTCGCACTAAATGGGCTGAGCAGCTCAACGGATATATTGTTCGACGAGCAAGGAAAAACAACCGCTTCTTGGCGTGTTTGGCTCGTAATGCCATCAATCGCACGCCACCATTAGGCTTCTTCAAAAGCTTTGTGATGGAAAAAGATGGTCAGCACAAAAACTCCATTAATCTAAAAAGGCGTGGTACCGCTCCTCTTGCGGATCTGATTCGAGTGCACGCTCTCGCGGTAGGCTCACGCTCTCAAAACTCTTTTGAACGCCTAGACGACATTATTGATGCCGGCATCCTACCTAAGGGGAAAGGCGAAGATCTCCGTGATGCAATGGAGTTTATTTCAACCGTTCGTATTCGACACCAAGCACTGGATGTTGAAGCCATGATAGAGCCGGATAACAATATCGAACCAGACAATATGTCTGATTTCGAACGCCGTAACCTAAAAGATGCATTTCAGATTTTAAGCAACGCTCAGAATTTTTTGAAATATCGTTACCAAGCAAACACCTTTAAATAG
- a CDS encoding amino acid aminotransferase — translation MFEKVNAAPADPILGLTEEFKKDTREAKINLGVGIYKNEQGQTPVLATVKKAEAALLETEKTKSYLTIEGTAEYGLAVQKLLFGADSDVVASKRAKTAQAPGGTGALRVAGEFIKRQLNSPKIWISNPTWANHNGVFTAAGLETAQYSYYNAETKDKDFASMVADLETASAGDIVLLHGCCHNPTGIDPTEDEWETLAKLCADKGLLPLFDFAYQGFAKGVEEDAAGLRVFAKHNSEILVASSFSKNFGLYNERVGAFTLVAKEEDVAATAFSQVKSIIRSIYSNPPAHGSAVVTHILNDADLRVEWEKEVAEMRDRIQEMRELFVATLKSEGVEADFSFIERQNGMFSFSGLSKEQVTRLKEEFAIYIVGSGRISVAGMTKENMGPLCKGIAAVL, via the coding sequence ATGTTTGAAAAAGTCAATGCCGCCCCCGCTGACCCAATCCTTGGTCTAACTGAAGAATTCAAAAAAGATACCCGCGAGGCTAAAATTAACCTAGGTGTTGGTATCTACAAAAATGAGCAAGGTCAAACTCCTGTTCTGGCGACAGTTAAAAAAGCGGAAGCAGCGCTTCTTGAAACAGAAAAAACCAAATCTTACCTGACTATTGAAGGAACAGCTGAGTACGGTTTAGCGGTACAAAAGTTACTATTTGGTGCGGATTCTGATGTCGTTGCGTCTAAGCGTGCAAAAACAGCACAGGCTCCAGGTGGTACTGGTGCATTGCGTGTTGCTGGCGAGTTCATCAAACGTCAACTTAACAGCCCTAAGATCTGGATCAGTAACCCAACTTGGGCTAACCACAACGGCGTATTTACAGCGGCTGGTCTTGAGACTGCTCAATACAGCTACTACAACGCAGAAACGAAAGACAAAGATTTTGCTTCTATGGTCGCTGATCTAGAAACAGCAAGTGCTGGCGACATCGTGCTTCTTCACGGTTGCTGTCACAACCCAACGGGCATTGACCCAACTGAAGATGAGTGGGAAACACTGGCTAAGCTTTGTGCTGACAAAGGCTTACTTCCTCTATTCGACTTCGCATACCAAGGTTTTGCTAAAGGTGTAGAAGAAGATGCTGCGGGTCTTCGTGTATTCGCGAAGCACAACTCAGAGATTCTAGTGGCGAGCTCTTTCTCCAAGAACTTCGGCCTGTACAACGAACGTGTTGGTGCATTTACTCTCGTTGCCAAAGAAGAAGACGTTGCTGCAACTGCTTTCTCTCAAGTGAAAAGCATCATTCGCTCTATCTACTCTAACCCACCAGCGCATGGCTCTGCGGTTGTAACTCACATTCTTAACGATGCTGATCTTCGTGTTGAATGGGAAAAAGAAGTCGCTGAAATGCGCGACCGTATTCAAGAAATGCGTGAGCTTTTCGTAGCCACTTTAAAATCGGAAGGTGTAGAGGCAGATTTCAGCTTCATTGAACGTCAGAATGGCATGTTCTCATTCTCTGGTTTATCCAAAGAGCAAGTGACTCGCTTGAAAGAAGAATTCGCTATCTACATCGTGGGTTCTGGTCGTATCAGCGTTGCTGGTATGACAAAAGAAAACATGGGACCACTTTGTAAAGGTATTGCAGCGGTTTTGTAA